In the Chryseobacterium sp. MYb264 genome, one interval contains:
- a CDS encoding type 1 glutamine amidotransferase domain-containing protein, translated as MKKLALLLLAIFTIGFVQAQAKKSKNVKKKILFVVTSHDKKGDTGEETGYYLGEVSHPWEVLHNAGYEIDFVSPKGGTPPVDGFDLKDPVNKEFWENKEYKNKIDHSLKPSEVNPSNYSTIFYAGGHGAMWDFADNKELSAIASKIYENGGIVAGVCHGPAGLVNIKLNNGKYLIDDKKINAFTNEEESEVKLTNVVPFLLEDKLKERGAKFEKSGLWQNHVVVDQRVITGQNPQSAKSVGEAILKELNK; from the coding sequence ATGAAAAAATTAGCACTCCTATTATTAGCGATCTTCACCATCGGATTTGTTCAGGCACAAGCCAAAAAATCTAAAAATGTAAAAAAGAAAATCTTATTCGTTGTGACAAGCCATGATAAGAAAGGTGATACAGGCGAAGAAACCGGATATTATCTTGGCGAGGTTTCGCATCCTTGGGAAGTTCTTCACAACGCCGGTTATGAAATCGATTTTGTAAGTCCGAAAGGAGGTACTCCGCCAGTTGACGGCTTTGATCTGAAAGATCCTGTCAATAAAGAATTCTGGGAAAATAAAGAATACAAAAACAAAATAGATCATTCTTTAAAACCTTCAGAAGTCAATCCCAGCAACTACTCTACCATATTTTATGCAGGAGGTCACGGTGCAATGTGGGATTTTGCAGATAACAAAGAATTGTCAGCGATTGCTTCAAAAATTTACGAAAACGGAGGAATTGTTGCCGGAGTTTGTCACGGTCCCGCCGGTTTGGTGAATATTAAATTGAACAACGGTAAATATTTAATTGATGACAAAAAAATCAACGCATTTACGAATGAAGAAGAATCTGAAGTAAAATTAACGAATGTTGTTCCTTTTCTTTTGGAAGATAAATTAAAAGAAAGAGGTGCAAAATTTGAAAAATCAGGACTTTGGCAGAATCATGTAGTGGTTGATCAGCGAGTGATTACAGGTCAAAATCCTCAATCTGCAAAAAGTGTTGGGGAAGCTATTTTAAAAGAATTGAATAAATAA
- a CDS encoding bifunctional helix-turn-helix transcriptional regulator/GNAT family N-acetyltransferase, with product MKNTISQIRNFNRFYTSHIGMLKSNFLDSPYSLAEVRLLYEIGEQGSTTSQHLTELLSLDKGYVSRVLKTFLRDEIIEKIQSEEDKRAFIIKLTENGNNVLKILQSKSDQQIEKIIENLHSDEKELLVNSMQSIKTLLVTDYNKADLAKNVEFREGLKPGDIGYLIHVHGKLYTQESGYDMSFEKYVIKTFSEFLENYSAENDKIWLAEYNQQIVGCVAILERSDEEAQLRWFLTLPMFRGTGIGKKLLNTALEYCKDKKYKNLYLLTTSVQEKAISMYEKVGFVKTESVESLQWGQVLIEERYDLKLS from the coding sequence ATGAAAAATACAATCTCACAAATTAGAAATTTTAACAGATTCTATACTTCACATATAGGAATGTTGAAGAGTAACTTCTTAGATAGCCCTTATTCATTGGCAGAAGTAAGACTTTTATATGAAATTGGTGAACAGGGGAGTACAACATCTCAGCATCTTACAGAGCTTTTAAGTTTGGATAAAGGTTATGTGAGTCGTGTTTTAAAAACGTTTTTAAGGGATGAAATTATCGAAAAGATACAGTCAGAAGAAGATAAAAGAGCTTTTATTATTAAATTAACGGAGAACGGAAATAATGTATTAAAAATCCTACAATCAAAATCTGATCAGCAGATTGAAAAGATTATCGAAAATCTACATTCTGACGAAAAAGAATTGCTGGTAAATTCTATGCAAAGTATCAAAACTTTATTGGTAACTGATTATAACAAAGCTGATCTCGCTAAAAATGTTGAATTTCGGGAAGGTCTGAAACCTGGTGATATCGGTTATCTTATTCATGTACATGGAAAACTCTACACTCAGGAATCCGGATACGACATGAGTTTTGAAAAATATGTCATCAAAACATTTTCAGAATTTCTGGAGAATTATTCGGCTGAAAACGATAAGATTTGGCTTGCAGAATACAATCAGCAGATCGTAGGCTGTGTTGCAATTTTAGAACGTTCGGATGAAGAAGCGCAGTTGAGATGGTTTCTTACACTTCCCATGTTTAGAGGAACCGGAATTGGGAAAAAACTATTAAACACAGCGCTGGAATATTGTAAAGACAAAAAATATAAAAATCTTTATTTGTTAACAACAAGTGTTCAGGAAAAAGCCATCAGTATGTATGAAAAAGTAGGTTTTGTAAAAACAGAATCTGTGGAATCTCTACAATGGGGGCAGGTTTTGATTGAAGAACGATATGATTTGAAATTATCATAA
- a CDS encoding putative quinol monooxygenase has translation MKIYLTAIIKAKEEHRAEVLETLQNMVKETVKEEANELYTLHQGIEDKNQFVFYEIWKSKEGLDQHNQQSYIQAFGALVDEKLQEKPQIYLTEII, from the coding sequence ATGAAAATTTATTTGACTGCTATTATCAAAGCAAAAGAAGAACATAGAGCTGAAGTTTTAGAAACTCTTCAAAACATGGTAAAAGAAACCGTGAAAGAAGAAGCGAACGAATTGTACACGCTTCATCAGGGAATTGAAGACAAAAACCAATTTGTTTTTTATGAAATATGGAAAAGTAAAGAAGGTTTGGATCAACATAATCAGCAATCTTATATTCAGGCTTTCGGAGCTTTGGTTGATGAAAAACTGCAGGAAAAACCACAGATTTATTTAACGGAAATTATTTAA
- a CDS encoding LysR family transcriptional regulator — protein MVNLEWYRTFKAIYKTGTLTGAADSLFISQPGVSLHLSSLEAYVGYKLFDRTGRKMIPTERGKVLFNAISEPLTKLEDVEKNFQKSTEKHTPTISVGMCFETFQTTLEQYVSTLPFNLIISFGEYPEMLDQLDKGILDLIITPKKGTSPNILHEPFSSEQIILVGGKNVDIESFNEVVATKGIEHVEEWLKQEKWYGTTGDMEHLFQFWILNFGHKPNFRPNYIVPNLNSIIRCLKGGTGLAVVPDFLCKNEIESGDVKLIWEGEKKLENTLYFGCRKKTNYAAEIDHIKGLFRKMMSKENLEIIQS, from the coding sequence ATGGTAAATCTTGAATGGTACAGAACTTTTAAAGCAATTTATAAAACCGGAACGTTAACCGGAGCGGCAGATTCTCTATTTATTTCGCAGCCGGGAGTGAGCTTGCATTTAAGCTCTCTGGAAGCGTATGTCGGGTATAAATTATTCGACAGAACCGGAAGAAAAATGATTCCGACGGAAAGAGGAAAAGTGTTGTTTAACGCAATTTCAGAGCCGTTGACTAAATTGGAAGATGTTGAAAAAAACTTCCAGAAATCAACGGAAAAACATACGCCTACCATCAGTGTGGGAATGTGTTTTGAAACTTTTCAGACGACTTTAGAGCAATATGTTTCGACCTTACCTTTTAATTTGATTATCAGCTTTGGAGAATATCCCGAAATGTTGGATCAACTGGATAAAGGGATTTTAGATTTAATTATTACACCCAAAAAAGGGACTTCTCCTAACATTTTACACGAACCATTTTCCTCAGAGCAAATTATTTTAGTCGGCGGGAAAAATGTCGATATCGAAAGTTTTAATGAAGTGGTTGCAACAAAAGGTATAGAGCACGTTGAAGAATGGCTGAAACAGGAAAAATGGTACGGAACAACAGGAGATATGGAACATCTTTTCCAGTTCTGGATCCTTAATTTTGGACATAAACCAAACTTCCGTCCGAACTATATTGTTCCGAATTTAAATTCAATCATTCGTTGTCTGAAAGGAGGAACAGGATTAGCTGTTGTTCCAGACTTTTTATGCAAAAATGAAATTGAAAGCGGTGATGTGAAATTAATTTGGGAAGGTGAGAAAAAGTTAGAAAATACCTTGTATTTCGGATGCAGAAAAAAAACAAATTATGCCGCAGAAATTGATCATATCAAAGGTTTATTCCGAAAAATGATGAGTAAGGAAAATTTAGAAATTATTCAATCATGA
- a CDS encoding metallophosphoesterase family protein, giving the protein MIQIAVFSDVHGNLPALEVVLNDIEKRGIQQKYCLGDLVDFAPWGNEAIEKIKSLNIACIMGNHDERIAFDIPVIPLSKHSPEETEARFLAIDHSKKYITKENKVFLSQLPFHLKLNYKVGKKHWNIQLVHSSLESNDTYLYENESDEVFQNMLNESQSDVIVMGHTHMSFTKYFDEKWAINGGSVGRSREENRLASYVVLTLDEEKITPEVIQLNYPLEEVALEIEKSEIPNYYAAFLRNESVSVI; this is encoded by the coding sequence ATGATACAGATTGCGGTTTTTAGCGATGTACACGGAAATCTTCCCGCTTTAGAAGTCGTGTTGAATGATATTGAAAAAAGAGGAATACAACAGAAATATTGTTTGGGCGATTTGGTGGATTTTGCGCCTTGGGGAAATGAAGCGATTGAAAAAATAAAGAGTTTAAATATAGCTTGTATCATGGGAAATCATGACGAAAGAATAGCGTTTGATATTCCTGTTATCCCTTTAAGTAAGCATTCTCCGGAAGAAACCGAGGCTCGATTTCTGGCCATTGATCATTCTAAAAAATACATTACTAAAGAAAACAAAGTATTTTTATCCCAATTACCTTTTCATTTAAAATTAAACTATAAAGTTGGTAAAAAGCATTGGAATATCCAGTTGGTACATTCCAGTCTGGAAAGCAATGATACCTATTTATATGAAAATGAATCGGATGAGGTTTTTCAAAATATGTTGAACGAATCTCAATCGGATGTGATTGTGATGGGGCATACACACATGTCTTTTACAAAATATTTTGATGAAAAATGGGCAATTAACGGAGGTTCTGTCGGACGGTCGAGAGAAGAAAACCGTTTGGCTTCTTATGTAGTTCTGACTTTGGATGAAGAAAAAATCACTCCTGAAGTTATTCAGTTAAATTATCCACTCGAAGAAGTTGCCCTTGAAATCGAGAAAAGTGAAATCCCGAATTATTATGCTGCATTTTTAAGAAACGAAAGTGTATCAGTAATCTGA
- a CDS encoding glucosaminidase domain-containing protein: MKRLFIFVSLLVLSKFSAQTWATEDQYIQKFAKYAVEEMEKYKIPASITLAQGLLETGGGQSRLAQVGKNHFGIKCKEDWTGKTMKHTDDAPNECFRVYEDPRQSYEDHSIFLATRKYYTGLFNLDMKDYRAWAHGLKKAGYATNPRYASILIGKIERYKLYEFDNTNSKEVLYAVLKMYPNLKDDRSFMAQLEPEKYTKKAKDPVTVEVPYKQTSYAQQQKRVERIKTKAEILNSILIKSHPNDGLKYIVVPEDTDIQFIARKFKVSESRLMKWNELESDVVKKNDILFLESKNSTGNTATYKAEYGEDMHDIAQKFGVKLNKLYAKNRMNEGEKPSAGQLIYLIDKKPRN; this comes from the coding sequence ATGAAAAGACTTTTCATATTCGTAAGCCTTTTAGTTTTATCAAAATTCTCGGCTCAAACCTGGGCAACTGAAGATCAATATATTCAGAAGTTTGCAAAATATGCGGTAGAAGAGATGGAAAAATATAAAATTCCTGCCTCTATCACTCTTGCACAGGGACTTTTGGAAACAGGTGGCGGGCAGAGCCGTCTGGCTCAGGTAGGTAAAAATCATTTCGGAATTAAATGTAAGGAAGATTGGACCGGAAAGACCATGAAACATACTGACGATGCTCCTAACGAGTGCTTCCGTGTGTATGAAGATCCAAGACAGTCGTACGAAGACCATTCCATATTTCTGGCCACAAGAAAATACTATACTGGACTTTTTAATCTTGATATGAAAGATTACAGAGCTTGGGCACATGGTCTCAAAAAAGCAGGTTATGCTACCAACCCTCGCTATGCTTCTATTTTGATTGGAAAAATTGAACGATATAAATTATACGAATTCGATAATACCAATTCTAAAGAAGTTCTGTATGCGGTTTTGAAAATGTATCCGAATTTGAAAGATGACCGAAGTTTCATGGCTCAGCTGGAACCTGAAAAATATACTAAAAAAGCAAAAGATCCTGTGACAGTGGAGGTTCCTTATAAACAGACGTCTTATGCTCAGCAACAGAAAAGAGTGGAAAGAATTAAAACGAAAGCAGAAATTCTTAATTCTATCTTAATTAAAAGCCATCCCAATGATGGTTTAAAATATATTGTGGTACCTGAAGATACCGATATCCAGTTTATTGCCCGTAAATTTAAAGTAAGCGAAAGCAGACTGATGAAATGGAATGAATTGGAAAGTGATGTCGTAAAGAAAAATGATATTTTATTCCTAGAATCTAAAAATTCTACGGGAAATACGGCGACTTATAAAGCAGAATATGGTGAAGATATGCACGATATTGCTCAGAAGTTCGGTGTTAAACTCAATAAACTATACGCCAAAAACAGGATGAACGAAGGTGAAAAACCTTCGGCAGGACAACTGATCTATTTAATTGACAAAAAACCTAGAAATTAA
- the hemL gene encoding glutamate-1-semialdehyde 2,1-aminomutase codes for MKYQRSSALFDEAYQYIPGGVNSPVRAFKSVGGVPVFMKSAKGAYLTDADDNTYIDYINSWGPAILGHTHPEVLEELKIQAEKGFSFGAPTELETEIAKFIVENVPNIDQIRMVSSGTEACMSAIRLARGFTGRDKFIKFEGCYHGHSDSFLIKAGSGAATFGNPNSPGVTAGTAKDTLLARYNDFEQVEDLFRHNQGEIAAVIIEPVAGNMGCVLPENEFLQKLRKICDENGTLLIFDEVMTGFRLAFGGAQELYNVKADLVTYGKVIGGGLPVGAFAGRNEIMDHLAPKGGVYQAGTLSGNPLAMRAGLKTLQLIKNDPEFFNRLAKTTETLDFEIGKILNQKGIAHKINRKGSMMSVFFHINRVSNFDEAQEANHSLFNNFFHQMLTNGIYLPPSGYETYFISDAIKDKEIDMTLEAVRKFDFS; via the coding sequence ATGAAGTATCAAAGAAGTTCGGCTTTATTCGATGAAGCTTATCAATACATTCCCGGCGGAGTAAATTCACCGGTTCGTGCATTCAAGTCAGTAGGAGGAGTGCCGGTTTTTATGAAATCTGCAAAGGGGGCTTATCTTACCGATGCTGATGATAATACCTATATTGATTATATTAATTCCTGGGGACCGGCCATTTTGGGTCATACGCATCCCGAAGTGCTGGAAGAGTTAAAAATTCAGGCAGAGAAGGGGTTTTCTTTTGGAGCTCCGACAGAGCTGGAGACAGAAATCGCGAAATTTATTGTTGAGAATGTTCCGAATATAGACCAGATAAGAATGGTTTCTTCAGGGACGGAAGCTTGTATGAGCGCAATAAGACTTGCCAGAGGTTTTACAGGAAGAGACAAGTTTATTAAATTCGAAGGTTGTTATCATGGCCATTCAGATTCTTTTTTAATTAAAGCGGGAAGTGGCGCGGCAACGTTTGGAAATCCAAATTCTCCGGGAGTAACGGCTGGAACAGCGAAAGATACTTTATTGGCAAGATACAATGATTTTGAACAGGTTGAAGATTTGTTCAGACATAATCAGGGTGAAATTGCGGCGGTTATTATTGAGCCGGTTGCGGGAAATATGGGTTGTGTACTTCCTGAAAATGAATTCCTTCAGAAATTAAGAAAAATCTGTGATGAAAACGGAACCTTGCTGATCTTTGATGAGGTAATGACCGGTTTCAGATTAGCTTTCGGTGGAGCTCAGGAACTGTATAATGTAAAAGCAGATTTAGTGACTTACGGTAAAGTAATCGGAGGCGGGCTGCCTGTAGGAGCTTTTGCAGGAAGAAACGAAATTATGGATCACTTAGCGCCAAAAGGAGGTGTTTATCAAGCGGGAACATTGAGTGGAAATCCTTTAGCCATGAGAGCGGGATTAAAAACCTTACAACTGATTAAAAATGATCCTGAATTTTTCAATCGATTGGCAAAAACAACAGAAACGTTGGATTTTGAAATAGGTAAAATTTTAAATCAAAAGGGAATTGCCCATAAAATCAACAGAAAGGGATCAATGATGTCGGTATTTTTCCACATCAACAGGGTTTCTAATTTTGATGAAGCTCAGGAAGCAAATCATTCACTATTCAATAATTTCTTCCATCAGATGCTTACCAATGGGATCTATCTTCCACCAAGCGGATATGAAACGTATTTCATCAGTGATGCCATTAAAGATAAAGAAATTGACATGACCTTAGAAGCGGTAAGAAAATTTGATTTTTCTTAA
- a CDS encoding GNAT family N-acetyltransferase, whose amino-acid sequence MNTIRLAAAEDYSKIMEIWESAVKATHHFLAEDDFHYYKEVIPKDYLPNLDVYIITENGIAKGFASVAEGNLEMLFIHHNWHGKGLGTELYQFMKEKINFTKVDVNEQNPQAIRFYEKMGFKPTSRSEKDGSGKDYPIIHMSL is encoded by the coding sequence ATGAATACGATACGACTTGCTGCCGCAGAAGATTATTCAAAAATAATGGAAATCTGGGAATCTGCAGTGAAAGCAACCCATCATTTTCTCGCGGAAGACGACTTTCACTACTACAAAGAGGTGATTCCGAAGGATTACCTTCCGAATCTTGACGTATATATTATTACGGAAAACGGGATAGCCAAAGGTTTTGCCTCCGTTGCAGAAGGAAATCTGGAAATGCTTTTCATTCATCATAATTGGCATGGAAAAGGATTGGGTACAGAATTATATCAATTTATGAAAGAAAAAATCAATTTCACAAAAGTCGATGTAAATGAACAAAACCCGCAGGCCATCCGATTTTATGAAAAGATGGGCTTTAAACCAACCTCAAGATCAGAAAAAGATGGTTCCGGAAAAGATTACCCGATTATTCATATGAGTTTGTAA
- a CDS encoding NAD(P)H-dependent oxidoreductase, with protein MKKVLIINGGQNFGHSGGKYNQTIAENTLEVLKSFENVEVKITNVSENYDKHEEVQKFVWADYIIYHTPIWWFQLPNGFKKYIDEVFTAGHAKGIYMSDGRKADNPTINYGTGGMLGGRKYMVTTSWNAPETAFTLPGEFFNETSVDNGPLFGFHRMNAFVSLEKMESFHFHDVEKNANIERDMKLYREHLTNIFEKELKPQLV; from the coding sequence ATGAAAAAAGTATTAATCATCAACGGTGGACAAAATTTCGGACATTCCGGAGGAAAATATAATCAGACAATTGCAGAAAATACATTGGAAGTTTTGAAAAGCTTCGAAAATGTAGAAGTGAAAATCACAAACGTAAGCGAAAACTACGACAAACATGAAGAAGTCCAAAAATTTGTTTGGGCAGATTATATCATTTACCACACGCCAATCTGGTGGTTTCAATTGCCAAATGGTTTTAAAAAATATATCGATGAAGTTTTCACAGCCGGTCATGCAAAAGGAATTTATATGAGTGACGGCAGAAAAGCTGATAATCCAACCATTAATTACGGAACCGGCGGAATGCTTGGGGGAAGAAAATATATGGTAACCACAAGCTGGAATGCACCAGAAACCGCTTTCACGCTTCCCGGAGAATTCTTTAACGAAACAAGTGTAGATAACGGACCTCTATTTGGTTTCCACAGAATGAATGCCTTTGTTTCTTTAGAAAAAATGGAAAGTTTTCACTTTCATGATGTAGAGAAAAATGCGAATATTGAACGTGACATGAAGCTTTATAGAGAACATCTTACTAACATTTTTGAAAAAGAATTAAAACCACAATTAGTCTAA
- a CDS encoding 1-aminocyclopropane-1-carboxylate deaminase/D-cysteine desulfhydrase codes for MLLQKPVEKIPVQEIYVREKIKLFIKREDLIHPQISGNKYWKLFFNINNYLAEKPEKPYVITFGGAFSNHISAVSALGSLAKIPTLGIIRGEELRSKWRDNPTLLFAKRNGMNLQFVTREEYRHKEKLTEFLRNEFPEALIVPEGGTNEEAVCGVKMMLNEETKDFDYLCTAVGTGGTIAGISRFCEENQKVIGFKAVDDHSLEHTIARLTSKENYSLVDSAYGGYGKIKDENIFFINDFKERYGIPLEPVYTGKMMQKVFELIDEGYFPENSKILCFHTGGLQGIEGANLLLDKQNRNLII; via the coding sequence ATGCTGTTACAAAAACCCGTTGAAAAAATTCCTGTTCAGGAAATTTACGTTCGTGAGAAAATAAAGCTTTTCATTAAAAGAGAGGATTTAATCCATCCTCAGATTTCAGGAAATAAATATTGGAAACTTTTTTTTAATATCAATAATTATTTAGCTGAAAAACCTGAAAAACCTTATGTTATAACCTTTGGTGGGGCATTTTCAAATCATATCTCTGCGGTTTCCGCCTTAGGAAGTTTAGCCAAAATTCCAACACTCGGAATCATAAGAGGCGAAGAGCTGAGAAGTAAATGGCGGGATAACCCGACTTTGCTTTTTGCCAAGAGAAACGGAATGAATCTGCAGTTTGTTACCCGTGAAGAATATCGTCACAAGGAAAAATTAACTGAATTTTTACGGAATGAATTTCCTGAAGCATTGATTGTTCCTGAGGGGGGAACGAATGAAGAGGCAGTGTGTGGAGTTAAAATGATGCTGAATGAAGAAACAAAAGATTTTGATTATCTTTGTACCGCCGTCGGAACGGGAGGTACCATTGCCGGAATCTCAAGGTTTTGTGAAGAAAATCAGAAGGTTATAGGATTTAAGGCTGTTGACGACCATTCTCTCGAACATACCATAGCAAGGTTAACTTCAAAGGAGAATTATAGTCTGGTAGACTCAGCGTATGGCGGTTATGGTAAAATAAAAGATGAAAATATATTTTTTATCAATGATTTTAAAGAGCGATACGGAATTCCACTGGAGCCGGTTTATACAGGAAAGATGATGCAGAAGGTTTTTGAACTTATCGACGAGGGATACTTTCCTGAGAACAGCAAGATATTATGCTTTCATACAGGAGGTCTGCAGGGTATTGAAGGTGCAAATTTGCTTTTGGACAAACAAAATAGAAATTTAATTATATAA